One Pseudomonadota bacterium genomic window carries:
- a CDS encoding AEC family transporter — translation MAVIETIAPIFFIIIFGYIIQRKGFLKSHFISEANRFIFLFPLPVLIFTGIVKSNIKDVTFSHIFSVLLPTGIIFCIALLLGIIVGLRGGRLGSFVQTTFHGNVTYIGLAVLFYMLGEEGLKKGSILIGFLILINNSLAIAILSWTSQKQQNILKALIPIIKTPVIIATFLGILVLYANISLPNVLLKGMGILANIALPMALIIIGASMSIGTIKKSFKLSAVVSFLKLMVLPFLAVLYCKMYYISPKDALPGIILLATPTATTSYILAREIGGDTDLASGAITLSTLVSPLTFILWASLIR, via the coding sequence ATGGCTGTAATTGAAACCATAGCGCCTATTTTTTTTATCATCATCTTCGGGTATATTATCCAGAGGAAAGGGTTTTTAAAAAGCCACTTTATCTCAGAAGCTAACAGGTTTATATTTCTTTTTCCATTACCAGTCCTTATATTTACCGGCATTGTAAAATCGAATATAAAAGATGTCACATTTTCACACATCTTTTCCGTCTTACTTCCTACTGGGATTATATTTTGCATCGCCTTGCTCCTCGGCATAATAGTAGGGTTAAGAGGGGGACGGCTTGGCAGCTTTGTTCAAACAACATTCCACGGGAATGTAACTTATATAGGTCTTGCCGTACTGTTTTATATGCTCGGAGAGGAGGGGCTTAAGAAGGGGAGCATCCTTATTGGATTTTTAATCCTAATAAATAACTCACTTGCAATAGCCATACTATCCTGGACCTCTCAGAAACAACAAAACATATTAAAGGCCTTAATACCCATAATCAAGACCCCTGTTATCATTGCCACCTTTCTTGGTATTCTGGTTCTCTATGCAAATATTTCTCTACCTAATGTTTTGTTAAAAGGCATGGGGATTCTGGCAAATATTGCCCTCCCGATGGCGCTTATCATCATAGGCGCATCGATGTCAATCGGCACTATCAAGAAATCTTTTAAACTCTCCGCCGTCGTCTCCTTTTTAAAGCTCATGGTGCTGCCCTTCCTCGCTGTCCTTTATTGCAAAATGTATTACATCTCCCCAAAAGATGCGCTTCCCGGGATTATCCTCCTGGCCACACCGACCGCCACGACCTCATACATACTGGCACGTGAGATCGGGGGCGATACAGACCTTGCATCAGGTGCTATTACCCTCTCCACCCTTGTATCACCCCTGACATTCATTCTGTGGGCATCTTTAATCCGCTGA